The Puntigrus tetrazona isolate hp1 chromosome 4, ASM1883169v1, whole genome shotgun sequence genome includes a window with the following:
- the LOC122342976 gene encoding ubiquitin carboxyl-terminal hydrolase 15-like isoform X13 yields the protein MAEGGAADVETQRGEIATLLKTPLRRADTWYLVDSRWFKQWKKYVGFDSWDKYQMGDQSVYPGPVDNSGLLTDGDVLGIREHLIDELDYILLPADGWNKLLSWYGLKEGQQPIARKVVEQGMFVKHCKVEVYLTELKLCEDSNMENVISRRFSKADTIDSIEREMRKLFSIPDEKETRLWNKYMSNTFEPLNKPDSTIQDAGLYQGQVLVIEQKNEDGSWPRGSSALNV from the exons ATGGCGGAAGGCGGCGCGGCGGATGTGGAGACGCAGAGAGGAGAGATCGCGACGCTCCTGAAGACGCCGCTGCGCAGAGCCGACACCTG GTACCTGGTGGACAGCCGCTGGTTCAAGCAGTGGAAGAAGTATGTGGGCTTCGACAGCTGGGACAAATACCAGATGGGGGACCAGAGCGTCTACCCCGGGCCCGTGGACAACTCCGGCCTgctcacag acggGGATGTTCTGGGTATCCGGGAGCACCTGATTGATGAGCTCGACTACATCTTGCTGCCGGCTGACGGCTGGAACAAGCTGCTGAGTTGGTACGGCCTCAAAGAGGGACAGCAGCCCATCGCTCGCAAG GTGGTGGAGCAGGGCATGTTCGTCAAGCACTGTAAGGTGGAGGTCTACCTGACCGAGCTCAAGCTGTGTGAAGACAGCAACATGGAGAACGTCATCTCGCGCCGCTTCAGCAAAGCCGACACCATAG ACAGCATCGAGCGTGAGATGAGGAAGCTTTTCAGTATCCCGGACGAGAAGGAGACGCGGCTCTGGAACAAGTACATGAGCAACACCTTCGAGCCGCTCAATAAACCAGACAGCACCATTCAGGACGCAGGCCTCTATCAGGGACAG GTTCTAGTGATCGAGCAGAAGAACGAGGACGGCTCGTGGCCCCGCGGCTCCTCGGCGCTCAA tgtctga
- the LOC122342976 gene encoding ubiquitin carboxyl-terminal hydrolase 15-like isoform X7: MAEGGAADVETQRGEIATLLKTPLRRADTWYLVDSRWFKQWKKYVGFDSWDKYQMGDQSVYPGPVDNSGLLTDGDVLGIREHLIDELDYILLPADGWNKLLSWYGLKEGQQPIARKVVEQGMFVKHCKVEVYLTELKLCEDSNMENVISRRFSKADTIDSIEREMRKLFSIPDEKETRLWNKYMSNTFEPLNKPDSTIQDAGLYQGQVLVIEQKNEDGSWPRGSSALKSSGASSLSALPKICPSSLTNNHNSSFSGRNVKSSSYSLPSYPPYSSYESSDQGRRCEREGLCGLSNLGNTCFMNSATQCLSNVPPLTQYFLKDRHQVELNQDNPLGMKGEIAKAYAELIKQLWSGKYSYVTPRPFKTQVGRFAPQFSGYQQQDSHELLAFLLDGLHEDLNRIRKKPYIQLKDADGRHDKVVAEEAWENHIKRNDSIIVDIFHGLFKSTLVCPVCAKISVTFDPFCYLTLPLPMKKERTLEVYLVWLDPLAKPTQYKLTVPKVGSISDLCASLSILSGVSAKKMIVTDIYNHRFHRIFSSNENLSSIMERDDIYVFEVSVGRLEDTQHVLIPVHLREKYKQSGFNQTSTPLFGRPFLLSVPRSISEDKLYNLLLLRLCRFIRSAAEDEESVETLSPKHPSINGSATNDRCYLSLDWEPDVKRKYFNEATAEDFDKHESMEYKPQKKSFFKLKDCIELFTTKEKLGADDPWYCPHCKQHQQATKKLDLWSLPPVLVVHLKRFSYSRYMRDKLDSLVDFPLRDLDMSEFLINPNAGPSRYDLIAVSNHYGGMGGGHYTAYAKNKEDEKWYNFDDSSVSPASEEQIVSKAAYVLFYQRQDTVTGTGYFALDRETPEETPQDEPSAQSEEEDEEEEDLNDNQREEEPGPGENMSTN, translated from the exons ATGGCGGAAGGCGGCGCGGCGGATGTGGAGACGCAGAGAGGAGAGATCGCGACGCTCCTGAAGACGCCGCTGCGCAGAGCCGACACCTG GTACCTGGTGGACAGCCGCTGGTTCAAGCAGTGGAAGAAGTATGTGGGCTTCGACAGCTGGGACAAATACCAGATGGGGGACCAGAGCGTCTACCCCGGGCCCGTGGACAACTCCGGCCTgctcacag acggGGATGTTCTGGGTATCCGGGAGCACCTGATTGATGAGCTCGACTACATCTTGCTGCCGGCTGACGGCTGGAACAAGCTGCTGAGTTGGTACGGCCTCAAAGAGGGACAGCAGCCCATCGCTCGCAAG GTGGTGGAGCAGGGCATGTTCGTCAAGCACTGTAAGGTGGAGGTCTACCTGACCGAGCTCAAGCTGTGTGAAGACAGCAACATGGAGAACGTCATCTCGCGCCGCTTCAGCAAAGCCGACACCATAG ACAGCATCGAGCGTGAGATGAGGAAGCTTTTCAGTATCCCGGACGAGAAGGAGACGCGGCTCTGGAACAAGTACATGAGCAACACCTTCGAGCCGCTCAATAAACCAGACAGCACCATTCAGGACGCAGGCCTCTATCAGGGACAG GTTCTAGTGATCGAGCAGAAGAACGAGGACGGCTCGTGGCCCCGCGGCTCCTCGGCGCTCAA GTCGTCTGgtgcttcctctctctctgctttacCAAAGATCTGCCCTTCATCTCTCACAAACAATCATAACAGCAGCTTCAGCGGCCGCAA cgTGAAGAGCTCCAGCTACAGCCTGCCCTCCTACCCTCCCTACAGCAGCTACGAGAGCTCGGATCAGGGCCGGCGCTGTGAGAGAGAGGGCCTCTGCGGCCTGTCTAACCTGGGCAACACCTGCTTCATGAACTCGGCCACACAG tgtctgagcaACGTCCCGCCCCTCACCCAGTACTTCCTGAAGGACCGGCACCAGGTCGAGCTGAACCAGGACAATCCTCTGGGCATGAAGGGAGAGATCGCCAAGGCCTACGCCGAGCTCATCAAGCAGCTGTGGTCGGGCAAATACAGCTACGTCACTCCGCGGCCCTTCAAG ACTCAGGTGGGACGCTTCGCTCCTCAGTTCTCAGGCTATCAGCAGCAGGACTCTCACGAGCTTCTGGCCTTCCTTTTGGATGGACTGCACGAAGACCTCAACCGCATCCGCAAGAAGCCCTACATCCAGCTGAAGGACGCCGATGGCCGGCATGACAAG GTTGTGGCAGAGGAGGCCTGGGAGAACCACATCAAGAGGAACGACTCCATCATCGTGGATATCTTCCACGGCCTCTTCAAGTCCACTCTGGTGTGTCCCGTGTGTGCCAAGATCtcagtgacctttgaccccttcTGCTACCTGACGCTGCCTCTGCCAATGAAGAAGGAGCGGACGCTGGAGGTGTATCTGGTGTGGCTGGACCCGCTGGCTAAACCCACTCAG TATAAGCTGACGGTTCCTAAAGTGGGCAGCATCTCTGATCTGTGTGCATCTCTTTCGATTCTGTCGGGCGTCTCGGCTAAGAAG ATGATCGTGACGGACATCTACAACCACAGGTTCCACCGGATCTTCAGCAGCAACGAGAACCTGAGCAGCATCATGGAGCGGGACGACATCTACGT GTTCGAGGTGTCCGTCGGCCGGCTGGAGGACACACAGCACGTTCTGATCCCCGTCCACCTGCGGGAGAAGTACAAGCAGTCGGGCTTCAACCAAACCAGCACGCCGCTGTTCGGCCGGCCCTTCCTGCTGAGTGTGCCACGCTCCATCAGTGAGGACAAGCTCTACAACCTACTGCTGCTGCGCCTCTG TCGTTTCATTCGTTCGGCTGCGGAGGACGAGGAGTCGGTGGAGACGCTCTCTCCCAAGCATCCCTCCATCAACGGCAGCGCCACCAACG ATAGGTGCTATCTGTCTCTGGACTGGGAGCCCGACGTCAAAAGGAAGTACTTCAACGAGGCCACGGCTGAGGACTTCGATAAGCATGAGAGCATGGAGTACAAGCCACAGAAGAAGAGCTTCTTTAAGCTGAAGGACTGCATCGAGCTCTTCACCACCAAAGAGAAGCTGGGAGCAGACGACCCCTG gtacTGCCCTCACTGTAAGCAGCACCAGCAGGCCACGAAGAAGCTGGACCTGTGGAGTCTTCCTCCGGTGCTCGTGGTGCATCTCAAGCGCTTCTCGTACAGCCGCTACATGAGAGACAAGCTGGACTCTCTGGTGGACTTCCCCCTGCG GGATCTGGACATGTCTGAGTTCCTGATCAATCCAAACGCAGGGCCAAGCCGCTATGACCTTATCGCTGTCTCTAACCACTATGGAGGAATGGGAGGAGGACACT ATACCGCGTACGCCAAGAACAAGGAGGATGAGAAGTGGTACAACTTTGATGACAGCAGTGTGTCGCCGGCCAGCGAGGAGCAGATCGTG
- the LOC122342976 gene encoding ubiquitin carboxyl-terminal hydrolase 15-like isoform X6 produces MAEGGAADVETQRGEIATLLKTPLRRADTWYLVDSRWFKQWKKYVGFDSWDKYQMGDQSVYPGPVDNSGLLTDGDVLGIREHLIDELDYILLPADGWNKLLSWYGLKEGQQPIARKVVEQGMFVKHCKVEVYLTELKLCEDSNMENVISRRFSKADTIDSIEREMRKLFSIPDEKETRLWNKYMSNTFEPLNKPDSTIQDAGLYQGQVLVIEQKNEDGSWPRGSSALKSSGASSLSALPKICPSSLTNNHNSSFSGRNVKSSSYSLPSYPPYSSYESSDQGRRCEREGLCGLSNLGNTCFMNSATQCLSNVPPLTQYFLKDRHQVELNQDNPLGMKGEIAKAYAELIKQLWSGKYSYVTPRPFKTQVGRFAPQFSGYQQQDSHELLAFLLDGLHEDLNRIRKKPYIQLKDADGRHDKVVAEEAWENHIKRNDSIIVDIFHGLFKSTLVCPVCAKISVTFDPFCYLTLPLPMKKERTLEVYLVWLDPLAKPTQYKLTVPKVGSISDLCASLSILSGVSAKKMIVTDIYNHRFHRIFSSNENLSSIMERDDIYVFEVSVGRLEDTQHVLIPVHLREKYKQSGFNQTSTPLFGRPFLLSVPRSISEDKLYNLLLLRLCRFIRSAAEDEESVETLSPKHPSINGSATNGIMEEGSPNRCYLSLDWEPDVKRKYFNEATAEDFDKHESMEYKPQKKSFFKLKDCIELFTTKEKLGADDPWYCPHCKQHQQATKKLDLWSLPPVLVVHLKRFSYSRYMRDKLDSLVDFPLRDLDMSEFLINPNAGPSRYDLIAVSNHYGGMGGGHYTAYAKNKEDEKWYNFDDSSVSPASEEQIVSKAAYVLFYQRQDTVTGTGYFALDRETPEETPQDEPSAQSEEEDEEEEDLNDNQREEEPGPGENMSTN; encoded by the exons ATGGCGGAAGGCGGCGCGGCGGATGTGGAGACGCAGAGAGGAGAGATCGCGACGCTCCTGAAGACGCCGCTGCGCAGAGCCGACACCTG GTACCTGGTGGACAGCCGCTGGTTCAAGCAGTGGAAGAAGTATGTGGGCTTCGACAGCTGGGACAAATACCAGATGGGGGACCAGAGCGTCTACCCCGGGCCCGTGGACAACTCCGGCCTgctcacag acggGGATGTTCTGGGTATCCGGGAGCACCTGATTGATGAGCTCGACTACATCTTGCTGCCGGCTGACGGCTGGAACAAGCTGCTGAGTTGGTACGGCCTCAAAGAGGGACAGCAGCCCATCGCTCGCAAG GTGGTGGAGCAGGGCATGTTCGTCAAGCACTGTAAGGTGGAGGTCTACCTGACCGAGCTCAAGCTGTGTGAAGACAGCAACATGGAGAACGTCATCTCGCGCCGCTTCAGCAAAGCCGACACCATAG ACAGCATCGAGCGTGAGATGAGGAAGCTTTTCAGTATCCCGGACGAGAAGGAGACGCGGCTCTGGAACAAGTACATGAGCAACACCTTCGAGCCGCTCAATAAACCAGACAGCACCATTCAGGACGCAGGCCTCTATCAGGGACAG GTTCTAGTGATCGAGCAGAAGAACGAGGACGGCTCGTGGCCCCGCGGCTCCTCGGCGCTCAA GTCGTCTGgtgcttcctctctctctgctttacCAAAGATCTGCCCTTCATCTCTCACAAACAATCATAACAGCAGCTTCAGCGGCCGCAA cgTGAAGAGCTCCAGCTACAGCCTGCCCTCCTACCCTCCCTACAGCAGCTACGAGAGCTCGGATCAGGGCCGGCGCTGTGAGAGAGAGGGCCTCTGCGGCCTGTCTAACCTGGGCAACACCTGCTTCATGAACTCGGCCACACAG tgtctgagcaACGTCCCGCCCCTCACCCAGTACTTCCTGAAGGACCGGCACCAGGTCGAGCTGAACCAGGACAATCCTCTGGGCATGAAGGGAGAGATCGCCAAGGCCTACGCCGAGCTCATCAAGCAGCTGTGGTCGGGCAAATACAGCTACGTCACTCCGCGGCCCTTCAAG ACTCAGGTGGGACGCTTCGCTCCTCAGTTCTCAGGCTATCAGCAGCAGGACTCTCACGAGCTTCTGGCCTTCCTTTTGGATGGACTGCACGAAGACCTCAACCGCATCCGCAAGAAGCCCTACATCCAGCTGAAGGACGCCGATGGCCGGCATGACAAG GTTGTGGCAGAGGAGGCCTGGGAGAACCACATCAAGAGGAACGACTCCATCATCGTGGATATCTTCCACGGCCTCTTCAAGTCCACTCTGGTGTGTCCCGTGTGTGCCAAGATCtcagtgacctttgaccccttcTGCTACCTGACGCTGCCTCTGCCAATGAAGAAGGAGCGGACGCTGGAGGTGTATCTGGTGTGGCTGGACCCGCTGGCTAAACCCACTCAG TATAAGCTGACGGTTCCTAAAGTGGGCAGCATCTCTGATCTGTGTGCATCTCTTTCGATTCTGTCGGGCGTCTCGGCTAAGAAG ATGATCGTGACGGACATCTACAACCACAGGTTCCACCGGATCTTCAGCAGCAACGAGAACCTGAGCAGCATCATGGAGCGGGACGACATCTACGT GTTCGAGGTGTCCGTCGGCCGGCTGGAGGACACACAGCACGTTCTGATCCCCGTCCACCTGCGGGAGAAGTACAAGCAGTCGGGCTTCAACCAAACCAGCACGCCGCTGTTCGGCCGGCCCTTCCTGCTGAGTGTGCCACGCTCCATCAGTGAGGACAAGCTCTACAACCTACTGCTGCTGCGCCTCTG TCGTTTCATTCGTTCGGCTGCGGAGGACGAGGAGTCGGTGGAGACGCTCTCTCCCAAGCATCCCTCCATCAACGGCAGCGCCACCAACGGTATAATGGAGGAGGGCTCTCCGA ATAGGTGCTATCTGTCTCTGGACTGGGAGCCCGACGTCAAAAGGAAGTACTTCAACGAGGCCACGGCTGAGGACTTCGATAAGCATGAGAGCATGGAGTACAAGCCACAGAAGAAGAGCTTCTTTAAGCTGAAGGACTGCATCGAGCTCTTCACCACCAAAGAGAAGCTGGGAGCAGACGACCCCTG gtacTGCCCTCACTGTAAGCAGCACCAGCAGGCCACGAAGAAGCTGGACCTGTGGAGTCTTCCTCCGGTGCTCGTGGTGCATCTCAAGCGCTTCTCGTACAGCCGCTACATGAGAGACAAGCTGGACTCTCTGGTGGACTTCCCCCTGCG GGATCTGGACATGTCTGAGTTCCTGATCAATCCAAACGCAGGGCCAAGCCGCTATGACCTTATCGCTGTCTCTAACCACTATGGAGGAATGGGAGGAGGACACT ATACCGCGTACGCCAAGAACAAGGAGGATGAGAAGTGGTACAACTTTGATGACAGCAGTGTGTCGCCGGCCAGCGAGGAGCAGATCGTG
- the LOC122342976 gene encoding ubiquitin carboxyl-terminal hydrolase 15-like isoform X1, whose protein sequence is MAEGGAADVETQRGEIATLLKTPLRRADTWYLVDSRWFKQWKKYVGFDSWDKYQMGDQSVYPGPVDNSGLLTDGDVLGIREHLIDELDYILLPADGWNKLLSWYGLKEGQQPIARKVVEQGMFVKHCKVEVYLTELKLCEDSNMENVISRRFSKADTIDSIEREMRKLFSIPDEKETRLWNKYMSNTFEPLNKPDSTIQDAGLYQGQVLVIEQKNEDGSWPRGSSALKSSGASSLSALPKICPSSLTNNHNSSFSGRNVKSSSYSLPSYPPYSSYESSDQGRRCEREGLCGLSNLGNTCFMNSATQCLSNVPPLTQYFLKDRHQVELNQDNPLGMKGEIAKAYAELIKQLWSGKYSYVTPRPFKTQVGRFAPQFSGYQQQDSHELLAFLLDGLHEDLNRIRKKPYIQLKDADGRHDKVVAEEAWENHIKRNDSIIVDIFHGLFKSTLVCPVCAKISVTFDPFCYLTLPLPMKKERTLEVYLVWLDPLAKPTQYKLTVPKVGSISDLCASLSILSGVSAKKMIVTDIYNHRFHRIFSSNENLSSIMERDDIYVFEVSVGRLEDTQHVLIPVHLREKYKQSGFNQTSTPLFGRPFLLSVPRSISEDKLYNLLLLRLCRFIRSAAEDEESVETLSPKHPSINGSATNGIMEEGSPSEMETDEPDEESSQDQDLPSENERSPSEDSVRSEHELENGLVPSERKRLFTLHFNNMGKSDFIQGEVRFDEDHTRLSDRCYLSLDWEPDVKRKYFNEATAEDFDKHESMEYKPQKKSFFKLKDCIELFTTKEKLGADDPWYCPHCKQHQQATKKLDLWSLPPVLVVHLKRFSYSRYMRDKLDSLVDFPLRDLDMSEFLINPNAGPSRYDLIAVSNHYGGMGGGHYTAYAKNKEDEKWYNFDDSSVSPASEEQIVSKAAYVLFYQRQDTVTGTGYFALDRETPEETPQDEPSAQSEEEDEEEEDLNDNQREEEPGPGENMSTN, encoded by the exons ATGGCGGAAGGCGGCGCGGCGGATGTGGAGACGCAGAGAGGAGAGATCGCGACGCTCCTGAAGACGCCGCTGCGCAGAGCCGACACCTG GTACCTGGTGGACAGCCGCTGGTTCAAGCAGTGGAAGAAGTATGTGGGCTTCGACAGCTGGGACAAATACCAGATGGGGGACCAGAGCGTCTACCCCGGGCCCGTGGACAACTCCGGCCTgctcacag acggGGATGTTCTGGGTATCCGGGAGCACCTGATTGATGAGCTCGACTACATCTTGCTGCCGGCTGACGGCTGGAACAAGCTGCTGAGTTGGTACGGCCTCAAAGAGGGACAGCAGCCCATCGCTCGCAAG GTGGTGGAGCAGGGCATGTTCGTCAAGCACTGTAAGGTGGAGGTCTACCTGACCGAGCTCAAGCTGTGTGAAGACAGCAACATGGAGAACGTCATCTCGCGCCGCTTCAGCAAAGCCGACACCATAG ACAGCATCGAGCGTGAGATGAGGAAGCTTTTCAGTATCCCGGACGAGAAGGAGACGCGGCTCTGGAACAAGTACATGAGCAACACCTTCGAGCCGCTCAATAAACCAGACAGCACCATTCAGGACGCAGGCCTCTATCAGGGACAG GTTCTAGTGATCGAGCAGAAGAACGAGGACGGCTCGTGGCCCCGCGGCTCCTCGGCGCTCAA GTCGTCTGgtgcttcctctctctctgctttacCAAAGATCTGCCCTTCATCTCTCACAAACAATCATAACAGCAGCTTCAGCGGCCGCAA cgTGAAGAGCTCCAGCTACAGCCTGCCCTCCTACCCTCCCTACAGCAGCTACGAGAGCTCGGATCAGGGCCGGCGCTGTGAGAGAGAGGGCCTCTGCGGCCTGTCTAACCTGGGCAACACCTGCTTCATGAACTCGGCCACACAG tgtctgagcaACGTCCCGCCCCTCACCCAGTACTTCCTGAAGGACCGGCACCAGGTCGAGCTGAACCAGGACAATCCTCTGGGCATGAAGGGAGAGATCGCCAAGGCCTACGCCGAGCTCATCAAGCAGCTGTGGTCGGGCAAATACAGCTACGTCACTCCGCGGCCCTTCAAG ACTCAGGTGGGACGCTTCGCTCCTCAGTTCTCAGGCTATCAGCAGCAGGACTCTCACGAGCTTCTGGCCTTCCTTTTGGATGGACTGCACGAAGACCTCAACCGCATCCGCAAGAAGCCCTACATCCAGCTGAAGGACGCCGATGGCCGGCATGACAAG GTTGTGGCAGAGGAGGCCTGGGAGAACCACATCAAGAGGAACGACTCCATCATCGTGGATATCTTCCACGGCCTCTTCAAGTCCACTCTGGTGTGTCCCGTGTGTGCCAAGATCtcagtgacctttgaccccttcTGCTACCTGACGCTGCCTCTGCCAATGAAGAAGGAGCGGACGCTGGAGGTGTATCTGGTGTGGCTGGACCCGCTGGCTAAACCCACTCAG TATAAGCTGACGGTTCCTAAAGTGGGCAGCATCTCTGATCTGTGTGCATCTCTTTCGATTCTGTCGGGCGTCTCGGCTAAGAAG ATGATCGTGACGGACATCTACAACCACAGGTTCCACCGGATCTTCAGCAGCAACGAGAACCTGAGCAGCATCATGGAGCGGGACGACATCTACGT GTTCGAGGTGTCCGTCGGCCGGCTGGAGGACACACAGCACGTTCTGATCCCCGTCCACCTGCGGGAGAAGTACAAGCAGTCGGGCTTCAACCAAACCAGCACGCCGCTGTTCGGCCGGCCCTTCCTGCTGAGTGTGCCACGCTCCATCAGTGAGGACAAGCTCTACAACCTACTGCTGCTGCGCCTCTG TCGTTTCATTCGTTCGGCTGCGGAGGACGAGGAGTCGGTGGAGACGCTCTCTCCCAAGCATCCCTCCATCAACGGCAGCGCCACCAACGGTATAATGGAGGAGGGCTCTCCGA GTGAGATGGAGACGGACGAGCCGGACGAGGAGTCCAGTCAGGACCAGGATCTTCCGTCGGAGAATGAGCGCAGCCCGTCGGAGGACTCTGTGAGATCAGAGCACGAGCTGGAAAATGGCCTGGTGCCCTCCGAGAGAAAGAGGCTCTTCACGCTGCACTTCAACAACATGGGCAAGAGCGACTTCATCCAGGGAGAGGTCCGCTTCGACGAGGACCACACGCGGCTCAGCG ATAGGTGCTATCTGTCTCTGGACTGGGAGCCCGACGTCAAAAGGAAGTACTTCAACGAGGCCACGGCTGAGGACTTCGATAAGCATGAGAGCATGGAGTACAAGCCACAGAAGAAGAGCTTCTTTAAGCTGAAGGACTGCATCGAGCTCTTCACCACCAAAGAGAAGCTGGGAGCAGACGACCCCTG gtacTGCCCTCACTGTAAGCAGCACCAGCAGGCCACGAAGAAGCTGGACCTGTGGAGTCTTCCTCCGGTGCTCGTGGTGCATCTCAAGCGCTTCTCGTACAGCCGCTACATGAGAGACAAGCTGGACTCTCTGGTGGACTTCCCCCTGCG GGATCTGGACATGTCTGAGTTCCTGATCAATCCAAACGCAGGGCCAAGCCGCTATGACCTTATCGCTGTCTCTAACCACTATGGAGGAATGGGAGGAGGACACT ATACCGCGTACGCCAAGAACAAGGAGGATGAGAAGTGGTACAACTTTGATGACAGCAGTGTGTCGCCGGCCAGCGAGGAGCAGATCGTG